One stretch of Pandoraea oxalativorans DNA includes these proteins:
- a CDS encoding phasin family protein, protein MSFLTPEQLAAAHKANLETLFGLTNKAFEGVEKLVELNLQAVKASLAESASTAQKAFAVKDAQELLALQANLVQPAAEKALAYGRHLYEIASSTQAEVTKVAEAQLAEGSHNVQALFDNLAKNAPAGSESAVALAKSALSAANSAFDSVQKATKQAVEIAETNFAAATNVASKAAAQASRAATAKK, encoded by the coding sequence ATGTCGTTTCTGACCCCCGAGCAACTCGCCGCCGCACACAAAGCCAATCTGGAAACCCTGTTCGGTCTGACCAACAAAGCCTTCGAAGGCGTTGAAAAGCTGGTCGAATTGAACCTGCAAGCCGTGAAGGCATCGCTGGCCGAGTCCGCATCGACCGCACAAAAGGCTTTCGCTGTGAAAGATGCGCAAGAGCTGCTCGCCCTGCAAGCCAACCTGGTTCAGCCGGCTGCCGAAAAGGCACTCGCGTATGGCCGTCATCTGTATGAAATCGCTTCGTCGACGCAAGCCGAAGTGACCAAGGTGGCTGAAGCCCAACTGGCCGAAGGCTCGCATAACGTGCAAGCGCTGTTCGACAACCTGGCCAAGAACGCCCCGGCCGGTTCGGAGTCCGCCGTTGCACTGGCCAAGTCGGCCCTGTCCGCTGCCAACAGCGCGTTCGACAGCGTCCAGAAGGCCACCAAGCAAGCCGTCGAGATCGCCGAAACGAACTTCGCTGCTGCGACGAACGTCGCCTCGAAGGCAGCGGCTCAGGCTTCGCGTGCCGCGACCGCCAAGAAGTAA
- a CDS encoding histone deacetylase family protein produces MQAFYSDHFVLPLPPGHRFPMEKYARLRERVAGELPHVELTEALPADDVMLGRVHSRGYVERVSAGELDPKEQRSIGFPWSPQMVERSRRSAGATVAACRAALIDGVAANLAGGTHHAYADRGEGFCVFNDAAVAARTMQVELGRGTRVAIIDLDVHQGNGTAAIFEHDPSVFTLSLHGEHNYPFHKATGDLDVALPDGCGDDEYLVALGHALTDLFAQFTPTLVIYLAGADPLENDRLGRLSLTHDGLLARDHRVLTACAERGLPVAIAMAGGYGRDIDQTVAAHFATIRLASRFHRTVRGRFHASAGGVLV; encoded by the coding sequence ATGCAAGCGTTTTATAGCGATCACTTCGTTCTGCCGCTTCCCCCCGGACACCGTTTCCCGATGGAAAAGTACGCTCGGCTGCGCGAACGCGTAGCCGGAGAGCTGCCGCACGTCGAATTGACTGAGGCGTTGCCCGCAGATGACGTGATGCTCGGGCGAGTCCACTCGCGGGGATACGTCGAGCGCGTAAGTGCAGGTGAGTTGGATCCGAAAGAGCAGCGCAGTATCGGGTTCCCATGGTCGCCGCAGATGGTCGAGCGCTCCCGACGCTCCGCCGGGGCGACGGTGGCAGCGTGCCGCGCAGCATTGATCGACGGCGTGGCGGCCAACCTGGCCGGTGGCACGCACCACGCCTACGCCGATCGCGGCGAGGGCTTCTGCGTCTTCAATGACGCCGCCGTTGCGGCGCGAACGATGCAAGTCGAGCTGGGGCGCGGGACACGCGTGGCGATCATCGACCTCGACGTGCATCAGGGCAACGGCACCGCAGCCATTTTCGAGCACGATCCGAGCGTCTTCACGCTCTCGCTGCATGGCGAACACAATTACCCCTTTCATAAGGCGACGGGCGACCTCGACGTGGCGTTGCCCGACGGTTGCGGCGACGACGAATATCTCGTCGCGCTCGGTCATGCGCTGACGGATCTGTTCGCGCAATTCACGCCGACGCTCGTCATTTACCTCGCTGGCGCCGATCCTCTGGAAAACGACAGGCTCGGCCGTCTCTCACTGACGCACGACGGCCTGCTCGCACGTGACCACCGTGTGCTGACGGCTTGCGCCGAGCGCGGGTTGCCGGTGGCGATCGCGATGGCGGGCGGGTACGGTCGCGATATCGATCAGACGGTTGCCGCGCATTTCGCAACGATTCGTCTCGCCAGTCGGTTCCATCGGACCGTGCGCGGCAGATTTCACGCAAGCGCTGGCGGTGTGCTCGTATGA
- a CDS encoding DMT family transporter, protein MAIWSATMPWWFVLIWSTGFIVAKYGMPNAEPLTFLAWRFGFTLVVMLPIALLTRTPPWPMRPVAMEGDVARVSATMATPQQRIDWPLLAHLAVSGILIQAVYLGGVWAAIKQGAPAGLAALVVGIQPLLTAIFARVVGEPVSRRQWLGLLCGFIGVGLVVANKVGVRGVGAGAVMLCVLSLFAITAGTLYQKRFCARFDLRVGTVVQFGAAFAVTLPAAWALETMQVRWNLEMIGALAWSVLALSIGAISLLFLLIRHGAATKVSSLMYLTPPTTAVMAWLLFGETLSPLSAAGMVVAALGVALVIERRATSSGT, encoded by the coding sequence ATGGCGATCTGGAGCGCGACCATGCCGTGGTGGTTCGTGTTGATCTGGAGTACCGGGTTCATCGTCGCGAAGTACGGCATGCCGAATGCCGAACCGCTGACGTTCCTCGCATGGCGCTTCGGCTTTACATTGGTTGTCATGTTGCCGATTGCGCTGCTGACACGCACCCCCCCGTGGCCGATGCGTCCGGTCGCGATGGAGGGTGACGTAGCACGCGTGTCTGCGACGATGGCGACTCCCCAACAACGCATCGACTGGCCGCTGCTTGCACACTTGGCCGTTTCCGGCATCCTGATTCAGGCGGTGTATCTCGGCGGCGTCTGGGCGGCGATCAAACAAGGGGCACCCGCAGGACTGGCGGCACTGGTCGTCGGCATTCAGCCACTCCTGACGGCGATCTTCGCACGCGTTGTCGGCGAGCCTGTATCGCGTCGCCAGTGGCTGGGGCTGCTTTGCGGCTTTATCGGTGTCGGCCTCGTGGTGGCGAACAAGGTGGGCGTTCGCGGCGTCGGCGCTGGCGCCGTCATGCTGTGCGTGCTGAGCCTGTTCGCGATTACGGCGGGCACACTCTACCAGAAGCGTTTCTGTGCGCGTTTCGATTTGCGTGTGGGCACCGTCGTGCAATTCGGTGCGGCCTTTGCGGTGACACTGCCCGCAGCATGGGCGCTCGAGACGATGCAGGTGCGATGGAATCTCGAGATGATCGGGGCGCTCGCCTGGTCGGTGCTGGCGCTGTCTATCGGCGCGATTTCGCTGCTTTTTCTACTGATCCGTCACGGCGCGGCGACCAAGGTTTCCAGCCTGATGTATCTGACGCCGCCGACCACCGCCGTCATGGCGTGGCTCTTGTTCGGCGAGACCCTCTCGCCCCTGAGTGCGGCCGGTATGGTCGTCGCAGCCCTTGGCGTCGCGCTCGTCATCGAACGGCGGGCGACGTCGTCGGGGACTTGA
- a CDS encoding nitroreductase: protein MKHHPPHTEGASAAPAATSAPTQLAGESTHPSSVNENAGLRVKYVDEAIRSRRSIRAYLPTPVPQATIADILSVASRAPSGSNIQPWQTYVLTGRALKRLTSRLLDAFNDPAQRLMHQEEYAYYPREWTEPYQARRRKVGWDLYGLLGIGRADKARMHGQHARNFTFFDAPVGLLFTIDRHLEQESWLDYGMFLQSVMVAARARGLDTCPQAAFATFHQVIGAELNLPETRMVVCGMAMGYADPAAVENSLVTDRAPLDEWAHFLT from the coding sequence ATGAAGCATCACCCTCCGCACACCGAAGGCGCGTCGGCCGCGCCAGCCGCGACATCGGCACCGACGCAACTCGCTGGGGAAAGTACGCATCCGTCGTCTGTCAACGAGAACGCCGGGCTGCGCGTGAAATATGTCGACGAGGCGATTCGCAGTCGACGTTCGATCCGAGCCTACTTGCCGACGCCGGTGCCGCAAGCCACCATCGCGGACATCCTGTCGGTGGCATCGCGAGCGCCCTCCGGCAGCAACATCCAACCGTGGCAAACGTATGTGCTCACAGGGCGGGCGTTGAAACGGTTGACGTCGCGCTTGCTGGATGCGTTCAACGATCCGGCGCAGCGGCTGATGCATCAGGAGGAGTACGCGTACTACCCGCGCGAGTGGACCGAGCCGTATCAGGCGCGGCGTCGCAAGGTGGGCTGGGATCTGTACGGCTTGCTGGGCATCGGTCGCGCCGACAAGGCGCGCATGCACGGTCAGCACGCCCGCAACTTCACGTTCTTCGATGCGCCGGTCGGGTTGCTCTTCACGATCGACCGCCATCTGGAGCAGGAGAGTTGGCTGGATTACGGCATGTTCCTGCAAAGCGTGATGGTCGCGGCGCGGGCGCGGGGTCTGGATACCTGCCCGCAGGCGGCCTTTGCCACGTTTCATCAGGTCATTGGTGCGGAACTAAATCTGCCGGAGACCCGAATGGTCGTGTGCGGTATGGCGATGGGTTACGCAGACCCTGCTGCGGTGGAAAACAGTCTCGTCACCGACCGCGCGCCCCTCGACGAGTGGGCGCACTTTTTGACCTGA
- the pbpG gene encoding D-alanyl-D-alanine endopeptidase, with product MYAITTLARLCRSRLWGAAVVAISLAAGAPAVVHAAGKTSECSPKAAQTAAQKRACANPKATKAVATSKSGAKRAAATPVARETTSAKAGGKARKLAAVEDDGPAAKKVAVKRVVYKNGKRRVVTSYRTVNFAPQAPERLSTGRAFGLHETPDVLALRSSVAYVVDERTGESLFDKNSQAVLPIASISKLMTAMVSLDAGVPMTDVMEVTDEDRDYEKGTGSRLSVGSRLSREDMLHIALMSSENRAAAALSRYFPGGRPAFLAAMNAKAKQLGMNDTHFNDPTGLSSQNVSSARDLVKMVKAAYQYPMIRRFSTDSNYDVHTGRRELHYVSTNHLIGHSGWEIGLQKTGYINEAGQCLVMQANVEGRPVIMILLDSTGKYSRFADATRVRKWLLEGGGVTPQRTAGTTPTAQVATNNGHAL from the coding sequence ATGTACGCGATCACCACCCTTGCGCGTCTGTGCCGCTCCCGTCTCTGGGGTGCTGCCGTCGTGGCGATCTCGCTCGCCGCCGGTGCCCCGGCAGTCGTTCACGCCGCCGGTAAGACGAGCGAATGCTCGCCGAAGGCGGCCCAGACTGCTGCTCAGAAACGCGCGTGCGCGAATCCCAAGGCGACGAAAGCCGTCGCCACATCCAAATCCGGTGCCAAACGCGCTGCCGCCACACCTGTCGCTCGTGAAACTACGAGCGCCAAGGCTGGCGGCAAAGCCCGTAAGCTCGCTGCCGTCGAAGACGATGGACCCGCAGCAAAGAAGGTCGCCGTCAAACGCGTCGTCTACAAGAACGGCAAGCGCCGTGTCGTGACGTCGTATCGCACCGTCAATTTTGCGCCGCAAGCGCCCGAACGTCTCTCGACGGGCCGTGCGTTCGGTCTGCATGAAACGCCGGACGTGCTTGCGCTGCGTTCCTCGGTCGCCTACGTGGTCGACGAGCGCACCGGCGAATCGCTGTTCGACAAGAACTCGCAAGCCGTGCTGCCGATCGCCTCGATCTCGAAGCTGATGACGGCGATGGTGTCGCTCGACGCCGGCGTGCCGATGACCGACGTCATGGAGGTAACGGACGAAGATCGCGACTACGAGAAGGGTACGGGTTCGCGCCTGTCGGTCGGCTCGCGTCTGTCGCGTGAAGACATGCTGCATATCGCGCTGATGTCGTCGGAGAACCGTGCGGCCGCAGCGCTGTCGCGTTACTTCCCGGGTGGCCGTCCGGCGTTCCTCGCCGCGATGAACGCCAAGGCGAAGCAACTGGGCATGAACGACACGCACTTCAACGATCCGACGGGTCTGTCGAGCCAGAACGTGTCGAGTGCGCGTGACCTCGTCAAGATGGTCAAGGCGGCTTATCAGTACCCGATGATTCGCCGTTTCTCGACGGACAGCAATTACGACGTGCACACCGGTCGTCGCGAACTGCACTACGTGAGCACGAACCATCTGATCGGCCATTCGGGCTGGGAGATCGGTCTGCAGAAGACGGGTTACATCAACGAAGCGGGGCAGTGCCTCGTGATGCAAGCCAACGTCGAAGGCCGTCCGGTGATCATGATTCTGCTGGATTCGACCGGCAAGTATTCGCGCTTCGCCGACGCCACGCGCGTTCGCAAGTGGCTGCTGGAAGGAGGCGGCGTTACGCCGCAACGTACGGCCGGTACCACGCCGACGGCCCAAGTGGCGACTAACAACGGACACGCGCTGTAA
- a CDS encoding IclR family transcriptional regulator, producing MKDDTSQGAESRTSIQVIERMMRLLDALAGHADPVSLKELAQATELHPSTAHRILNDMVACRFVDRCDPGTYRLGMRLLELGNLVKARLSVRDAALTPMRGLHRITGQTVNLSVRQGDEIVYIERAYSERSGMQVVRAIGGHAPLHLTSVGKLFLAADEASRVRAYATRTGLSGHTRNSITDLQKLERELTHVRKSGYARDNEELELGVRCIAAGIYDDSGKLVAGLSLSAPADRLQDAWLANLNETALQISSSLGFHSPDPDVGGGMSQAATAE from the coding sequence ATGAAAGACGACACCAGTCAAGGCGCGGAGTCGCGCACGTCCATTCAGGTGATCGAGCGCATGATGCGTTTGCTCGACGCCCTAGCCGGACATGCCGATCCCGTGAGTCTCAAAGAGCTGGCGCAAGCCACCGAACTTCATCCGTCGACCGCGCACCGCATCCTGAACGACATGGTGGCGTGCCGCTTCGTCGATCGCTGCGACCCGGGCACTTACCGCCTCGGCATGCGTTTGCTGGAGCTCGGCAATCTGGTCAAAGCGCGCCTGTCGGTGCGTGACGCGGCACTCACCCCCATGCGCGGCCTGCACCGCATCACCGGACAGACGGTCAACCTGTCGGTACGTCAGGGCGACGAAATCGTCTATATCGAACGCGCTTACAGCGAGCGCTCCGGCATGCAGGTGGTGCGCGCCATCGGTGGCCACGCGCCGCTGCACCTCACGTCGGTCGGCAAGCTGTTCCTGGCTGCCGACGAGGCATCGCGCGTGCGCGCTTATGCCACGCGCACCGGACTCTCGGGCCACACGCGTAACAGCATCACCGATTTGCAAAAGCTCGAACGCGAGCTGACGCACGTGCGCAAGTCAGGCTACGCGCGCGACAATGAAGAGCTTGAGTTAGGGGTGCGATGTATCGCGGCGGGGATCTATGACGACAGCGGCAAGCTCGTGGCAGGCCTGTCGCTCTCAGCGCCGGCCGATCGCCTGCAAGACGCCTGGCTGGCGAATCTGAACGAAACGGCGCTGCAAATCTCGTCGTCGCTCGGCTTTCATTCGCCGGACCCGGATGTGGGTGGCGGCATGTCGCAGGCCGCAACGGCGGAGTGA
- a CDS encoding IS256 family transposase: protein MPRKPKTPPVELPAIPAELLEQFGNGPMTAEAIHAATLALKKALIERALGGELNHHLGYAPGAAKPASVTNQRNGKGAKTVLTEGGPIRIGVPRDRDGSFEPLLIPKHERRFTGFDDKIVAMYARGMTVREIQGFVLEQYGTEVSPEFISSVTDEVMAEVTAWQARPLEPMYPVVFFDALRVKIREDAVVRNKAIYLALGILPDGTRDILGLWIENTEGAKFWMKVFNDLKTRGVGDILIAVTDGLKGMPEALAAVFPATTLQTCIVHLIRNSLDYASWKDRKGLAAAIKPIYTAPSAEAALAELDAFSQGPWGQKFPPVSAAWRNAWDRVIPFFAFPPAVRRVIYTTNAIENINSQLRKIIKTRGHFPTDDAATKLIWLALRNITADWGRAAQDWKTAMNQFAILYEDRFVRPSV, encoded by the coding sequence ATGCCTCGCAAACCGAAGACCCCGCCGGTAGAGCTACCGGCAATTCCCGCTGAATTGCTTGAACAATTCGGTAACGGCCCGATGACGGCCGAAGCCATCCACGCCGCGACGCTTGCGCTCAAGAAGGCGCTCATAGAACGCGCGCTGGGGGGCGAGCTCAATCACCATCTCGGCTACGCGCCTGGCGCGGCCAAACCGGCCAGCGTGACCAATCAGCGCAATGGCAAAGGCGCCAAGACGGTTCTGACTGAAGGCGGCCCGATTCGCATCGGGGTGCCCCGCGACCGTGATGGCAGCTTCGAACCACTGTTGATCCCCAAACACGAACGACGCTTTACAGGCTTCGACGACAAGATAGTCGCCATGTACGCCCGGGGTATGACCGTGCGCGAGATTCAGGGCTTTGTTCTGGAGCAGTACGGCACCGAGGTCTCGCCCGAGTTCATCAGCTCAGTCACTGACGAAGTGATGGCTGAAGTCACGGCGTGGCAGGCTCGGCCACTTGAGCCGATGTATCCGGTCGTGTTCTTCGACGCGCTGCGCGTGAAGATCCGCGAGGATGCCGTCGTGCGTAACAAGGCCATTTATCTCGCGCTGGGCATTCTGCCCGACGGCACGCGCGACATCCTGGGCCTGTGGATCGAGAACACCGAGGGGGCCAAGTTCTGGATGAAAGTGTTCAACGATCTGAAAACGCGCGGCGTGGGCGACATCCTGATTGCTGTGACTGACGGCCTCAAAGGCATGCCCGAGGCGTTAGCCGCGGTGTTTCCAGCGACGACGTTGCAAACGTGCATCGTCCACCTGATCCGCAACAGTTTGGATTACGCGAGCTGGAAGGATCGTAAGGGGCTGGCCGCCGCAATCAAGCCGATCTATACGGCACCAAGCGCCGAGGCGGCTCTGGCCGAATTGGACGCATTTTCCCAAGGGCCGTGGGGCCAGAAATTCCCGCCGGTCAGTGCCGCGTGGCGCAATGCCTGGGATCGTGTCATTCCGTTCTTCGCGTTCCCGCCCGCTGTGCGCCGGGTGATCTACACAACGAACGCTATTGAGAACATCAACTCGCAGCTTCGCAAGATCATCAAGACCCGAGGCCATTTCCCAACCGATGATGCGGCAACAAAGCTGATCTGGCTGGCGCTGCGTAACATCACCGCAGATTGGGGCCGCGCCGCTCAAGATTGGAAGACAGCTATGAACCAATTCGCTATCCTTTACGAGGATCGTTTCGTCCGGCCATCCGTGTAA
- a CDS encoding (Fe-S)-binding protein: MRVGLFVTCLIDMMRPEIGFSTLKLLETAGCEVVIPDSQTCCGQPGYNSGERAIARDLAQKFLDEFESFDYVVVPSGSCGGMVKAHYGDLFADDPELMGRYERLRPRVYELTDFLVNVLHVDTVPGDYNGEVTYHDACSGLRELGVKTQPRALLAKMPGVKMTEMKDCQACCGFGGTFALKYGDISTAIVDEKCANIAASGAPAVVLGDLGCMLNIEGRLRRTGDTRTRVLHIAQVLAGDA, translated from the coding sequence ATGCGCGTCGGACTGTTTGTCACGTGTCTGATCGACATGATGCGGCCGGAGATTGGCTTTTCTACGCTCAAGCTGCTCGAGACAGCCGGCTGCGAGGTCGTGATCCCCGATTCCCAGACCTGTTGCGGCCAACCGGGCTACAACTCGGGTGAGCGTGCCATCGCTCGCGACCTCGCTCAGAAATTCCTCGACGAATTCGAATCGTTCGACTACGTCGTCGTACCGTCCGGCTCGTGCGGCGGCATGGTCAAGGCGCATTACGGCGACCTCTTTGCCGACGATCCCGAACTGATGGGCCGTTATGAACGTCTGCGTCCGCGCGTGTACGAACTGACGGACTTCCTCGTCAATGTGCTGCACGTCGACACGGTGCCCGGCGACTACAACGGCGAGGTGACGTATCACGATGCCTGCTCCGGTCTGCGCGAACTTGGCGTGAAGACGCAACCGCGCGCGTTGCTGGCCAAAATGCCCGGCGTGAAGATGACGGAGATGAAGGACTGTCAGGCATGCTGCGGCTTCGGCGGTACGTTCGCGCTCAAGTACGGCGATATCTCGACGGCGATCGTCGACGAGAAGTGCGCCAATATTGCCGCCAGCGGTGCGCCCGCCGTCGTGCTGGGCGACCTGGGCTGCATGCTCAACATCGAAGGGCGACTGCGCCGCACCGGCGACACGCGTACGCGTGTGCTGCACATTGCGCAGGTGCTCGCCGGCGATGCCTGA
- a CDS encoding lactate utilization protein B, which yields MQVQSMQFKARAGQKLADQRLQANLKKLSTKFVTARASAMEEIDFEATREALKERRNRGIENLDVWLEIFEREATRRGATVLFAESTQDAARLIAEIARKHDVKKVIKSKSMVTEELQLNKVLADMGVQSVETDLGEYILQINDNEPPSHIIAPVVHKDKDEVADLFARVHQKPRLTEIPLMTREAREMLRPQFLSADMGVTGGNFLIAETGSVAVVTNEGNEGMCTIMPRVHVAVTGIEKVLPTLEDLATAMRLLPRSATGQGTSNYFSLLTGTRAEGEVDGPDHMYFVIVDGGRSGLIGGAFQEMLRCIRCGACMNHCPVYQKIGGHAYGWVYPGPMGSVLTPSYVGLEKTLDLPQAATLCGECNRVCPVGIPISDLLRKLRERQVDRGLRPWRERAALAAWAFAARRPRLYATLSGLGSWALKRMGRDRGSISKLPFGGGWSDTREMPAPSGKTFRAMYRERRAPR from the coding sequence ATGCAAGTTCAATCGATGCAATTCAAGGCGCGTGCCGGGCAGAAGCTTGCCGACCAGCGTCTGCAAGCCAACCTCAAGAAGCTCTCGACCAAGTTTGTGACGGCGCGCGCGAGCGCCATGGAAGAGATCGATTTCGAAGCGACGCGTGAGGCGCTCAAGGAGCGCCGTAATCGCGGGATCGAGAATCTCGACGTCTGGCTGGAGATCTTCGAGCGCGAAGCCACGCGACGCGGCGCGACCGTCCTGTTCGCCGAATCGACGCAGGACGCAGCGCGTCTGATCGCCGAGATCGCGCGCAAGCACGACGTCAAGAAGGTGATCAAGTCGAAATCGATGGTCACCGAAGAGTTGCAACTCAACAAGGTGCTCGCCGATATGGGCGTGCAGTCGGTCGAGACCGACCTTGGCGAGTATATTCTTCAGATCAACGACAACGAGCCGCCTTCGCACATCATCGCGCCGGTCGTGCATAAGGATAAGGACGAGGTCGCCGATCTGTTCGCGCGCGTGCACCAGAAGCCGCGTCTGACCGAAATCCCGTTGATGACCCGCGAAGCGCGCGAGATGCTGCGCCCGCAGTTTCTGTCGGCGGACATGGGCGTGACGGGCGGTAACTTCCTCATCGCAGAAACCGGCTCGGTGGCCGTCGTGACCAACGAGGGCAACGAAGGCATGTGCACGATCATGCCGCGCGTGCACGTGGCTGTCACTGGCATCGAGAAGGTGCTGCCGACGCTGGAGGATCTCGCCACGGCAATGCGTCTGCTGCCGCGCTCGGCCACCGGACAGGGCACGTCGAACTACTTCTCGTTGCTCACCGGGACGCGCGCCGAGGGTGAGGTCGACGGGCCCGATCACATGTACTTCGTGATTGTCGACGGTGGGCGCTCCGGTCTGATCGGCGGCGCGTTTCAGGAGATGCTGCGCTGCATTCGCTGCGGCGCGTGCATGAACCACTGCCCAGTGTATCAGAAGATCGGCGGCCACGCGTATGGATGGGTGTATCCGGGGCCGATGGGTTCGGTGCTCACGCCGAGCTACGTCGGGCTGGAGAAGACGCTTGATCTGCCGCAGGCTGCGACCCTGTGTGGTGAGTGCAATCGCGTTTGTCCTGTGGGGATTCCGATTTCGGATCTGCTGCGCAAGCTGCGCGAGCGTCAGGTGGATCGCGGTCTGCGTCCGTGGCGCGAGCGGGCGGCGCTGGCGGCGTGGGCCTTTGCTGCGCGTCGACCGCGTCTGTACGCGACGCTGTCGGGCCTCGGTTCGTGGGCGTTAAAGCGCATGGGCCGCGATCGCGGGAGTATCTCGAAGCTGCCTTTCGGTGGCGGATGGTCGGACACGCGTGAGATGCCCGCGCCGAGCGGTAAGACTTTCCGCGCGATGTATCGCGAGCGTCGCGCGCCGCGCTGA
- a CDS encoding amino acid ABC transporter permease — MNPFELAAQSLPVLLQGTVLTIKFALMSMVFGLAIGIIVAVMGIGKVRVFRAIARAYVSIMRGTPLLVQIFVIYYGLPGVGISLEPTAAGVLTLSLNVGAYLSESMRGALEGMPRGQWLAAYSLGLSYWQTLRYIIGPQALRIAVPSLGNSLISLIKDTSLVSVITVTELLRSAQEVIASTYQPLPLYLACAAIYWVLSTGLSALQRRIEKRLALPSRT, encoded by the coding sequence ATGAATCCATTCGAACTCGCTGCCCAATCCTTGCCAGTGCTGTTGCAGGGCACCGTGCTCACCATCAAGTTCGCATTGATGTCGATGGTGTTCGGTCTGGCGATCGGCATCATCGTGGCGGTCATGGGCATCGGCAAGGTACGCGTGTTCCGAGCCATTGCGCGCGCCTACGTCAGCATCATGCGCGGCACGCCGCTGCTGGTGCAGATCTTCGTCATCTATTACGGTCTGCCGGGCGTCGGCATCTCGCTCGAACCGACGGCCGCCGGCGTACTCACGCTCAGCCTGAACGTCGGCGCCTATCTGTCGGAAAGCATGCGCGGCGCGCTCGAAGGCATGCCGCGCGGACAATGGCTCGCCGCTTACAGTCTCGGACTGTCGTACTGGCAAACGCTGCGTTACATCATCGGGCCGCAAGCGCTGCGCATCGCCGTGCCGAGTCTTGGCAACAGTCTCATCAGCCTGATCAAGGACACGTCGCTGGTCTCCGTGATTACCGTGACGGAGTTGCTGCGCTCGGCGCAGGAAGTCATCGCGTCCACGTATCAGCCGTTGCCGTTGTACCTCGCATGCGCTGCTATCTACTGGGTGCTGTCGACGGGACTCTCGGCATTGCAACGTCGCATTGAAAAGCGCCTCGCCCTGCCCTCACGTACCTGA
- a CDS encoding transporter substrate-binding domain-containing protein yields the protein MKTWLKTLCLVPLAAAALIDTSPARAADLLDTVKSAGVLKIGIEGTYPPFNYRDKSGQLDGFDVDVAKAVAQRLGVKPQFVTTEWSGIIGGLQAGKFDVIVNQVAITDERKKSLDFSEPYTYSAAQLIRRKDDKREFKTLDALKGHKLGVSLGSNYDKMAKAVPGIDVRTYPGAPEYLADLAAGRVDAALNDQLMMAYLLQNAKLPLEAGAVLPGTNQAVGIPFRKGNPAFAKAIDDALTGMKQDGSLAKIAQKWFGKDTSKPAQ from the coding sequence ATGAAAACCTGGCTCAAGACGCTTTGCCTCGTACCGCTGGCCGCCGCGGCCCTCATCGACACGTCGCCCGCCCGCGCCGCTGACCTGCTCGACACCGTGAAGTCTGCGGGCGTGCTGAAGATCGGCATCGAAGGCACCTACCCGCCGTTCAACTATCGCGACAAGTCCGGTCAGCTCGACGGCTTCGACGTCGATGTCGCCAAAGCCGTGGCTCAGCGCCTCGGCGTGAAGCCTCAGTTCGTCACGACCGAGTGGAGCGGCATCATCGGCGGTCTTCAGGCAGGCAAGTTCGACGTCATCGTCAATCAGGTCGCCATCACCGACGAGCGCAAGAAGTCGCTCGACTTCAGCGAGCCTTACACATACTCGGCGGCGCAACTGATTCGTCGCAAGGACGACAAGCGCGAATTCAAGACGCTTGACGCGCTCAAGGGCCATAAGCTCGGCGTGAGTCTCGGCAGCAACTACGACAAGATGGCGAAGGCCGTGCCGGGCATCGACGTGCGTACCTATCCGGGCGCCCCCGAGTATCTCGCCGACCTCGCTGCGGGCCGTGTCGACGCTGCGCTCAACGACCAGTTGATGATGGCGTATCTGCTCCAGAACGCTAAGCTCCCGCTCGAAGCCGGTGCCGTATTGCCGGGCACGAATCAGGCGGTCGGCATTCCGTTCCGCAAGGGCAATCCGGCATTCGCCAAGGCCATCGACGATGCGCTGACCGGCATGAAGCAGGACGGCTCGCTCGCCAAGATCGCGCAGAAATGGTTCGGCAAGGACACGTCCAAACCGGCGCAGTAA